GCGGCGGCCCGGCCTCAGCCGTCTCCAAGAGTTTGGTTCCCGAGGGAAATATCCCCGGGACGCAGAGTGCAAAAGCCCCTGATTCGAAGGCAAGTGTCCCAGCGAAAGGCTGAGCGATGAAGATTCACGAGTATCAAGGCAAGCAGATTTTTGCGAAGTACGGCATCCCGATCCCCCAGGGCGTGCCCTGCTTCAGCGTCGACGAGGTCGAGGCGGCAGCGAAGAAGCTGATCGACGAGACCAAGATCCCGGTGGTGGTGGTCAAGGCGCAAATTCACGCCGGTGGCCGCGGCAAGGGTGGCGGCGTCAAGGTGGTCAAGGACGGCCCCGCTGCCGCACGGAAAGTCGGCGAGCAGCTGCTTGGCATGCAGCTGGTGACTCACCAGACAGGCCCCGAGGGCCAGAAGGTGCGCCGCCTGTACGTCGAGCAAGGCCTCGACATCAAGCGCGAGCTGTACCTGGCGCTCGTCGTCGACCGCGCCGCGCGTCGCATCGCGGTCATGGCGTCGACCGAAGGCGGCATGGACATCGAGGAGGTCGCTGCGCACACGCCGGAGAAGATCATCACCGTCCACGTCGATCCGCTGATCGGCCTCGGTGCCTTCCAGGCCCGCCAGATCGCTTACGGCCTGAAGATTGGCGAGGGCAGCCCCGACCCCAAGAAGACGGTCAAGCAGTTCTGCGCGATCGTGACGGCGATGGCCAAGCTGTTCGAGAAGGAAGACTGTTCGCTCTGCGAGGTGAACCCCCTCGTGGTCACCGGCACTGGCGACGTGGTCGCGCTCGACTCCAAGATCAACTTCGACTCCAACGCCGAGGCTCGCCACAAGGAGTGGGCGGAGCTCGAGGACAAGGACGAAGAGGATCCGGTCGAGCTCGAGGCCAAGGAAGCCGGCCTCTCCTACGTGTCCCTCGACGGCAACATCGGCTGCCTGGTGAACGGCGCCGGCCTCGCGATGAGCACGATGGACATCATCAAGTACTACGGCGGTGAGCCCGCGAACTTCCTGGACGTCGGTGGCGGCGCCAACAAGGAGCAGGTCACCAAGGCGTTCAAGATGATCCTCTCGAGCGACAAGGTGAAGGGGATCTTCGTCAACATCTTCGGCGGCATCATGAAGTGCGATGTGATCGCTGAAGGCGTCGTCGCGGCGACCAAGGAGCTCGGGCTCACCGTGCCCCTCGTCGTGCGCCTCGAAGGCACCAACGTCGACCAGGGCAAGAAAATCCTCAAGGAAAGTGGGCTGAAGATCGAACCCGCCGACAGCATGGCTGACGGCGCGCAGAAGATCGTCGAGCTCGCGAAGCAGGCCTGAAGGACCAAGGGAGAAACACCATGAGCGTTTTGATTGGTAAAGACACCAAGGTCCTGGTTCAGGGCATCACCGGCAGCGCCGGTTCCTTTCACTCTCGTCAGTGCATCGCCTACGGCACGCAAATCGTGGCCGGCTGCACCCCCGGTCGCGGTGGCGAGAAGTTCGAGGCTGAGGACGCCAACGGCAAGAAGGTCGACGTCCCCGTCTACGACACCGTGAGTGAAGCGGTGAAGGCAACGGGCGCGACCGTGAGCTGCATCTTCGTGCCGCCGCTCGGCGCCGCGGACGCAATCCTCGAGGCAATCGACGCGGGCTGCGAGCTGGTGATTCCGATCACCGAAGGCGTGCCCGTGATGGACATGATCCGCGTGCGTCGCAAGCTCGAGGGCTCCAAGACCGTGATGGTCGGCCCCAACTGCCCCGGCGTGATCACTCCGGGCGCTTGCAAGATCGGCATCATGCCTGGGCACATTCACATGCCCGGCAAGATCGGCGTGGTCAGCCGCTCCGGCACGCTGACCTACGAGGCCGTCGGGCAGCTCACCCACCTCGGCCTCGGGCAGAGCACGGCCATCGGCATCGGCGGTGACCCCGTCGGTGGCATGGACTTCATCGACTGCTTGAAGTTGTTCAACGACGACCCCGGCACCGAAGCGGTGATGATGATGGGCGAGATCGGTGGCAACGCCGAAGAGAACGCTGCCGCGTGGATCAAGGCCAACATGAAGAAGCCCGTCGCGGCCTTCATCGCGGGTACCTCGGCTCCTCCCGGAAAGCGCATGGGGCACGCCGGCGCGATCATCAGCGGTGGCAAGGGCACAGCCAGCGACAAGATCGCCGCGCTCGAGGCCGCCGGAGTGAAGGTCGCTCCCACCCCCGCGGAAATGGGTGTGACGCTCAAGAGCCTGCTCTGAGCTAGCGGCTAGCCGCGCCCTCTAATCCGCCTCGAGGCGTCGTCAATCCCCGCTCACGAACATTGTGAGCAAAAAAGGGAGGGACGGCGCCTCGCGACTTTTTGTAGTTCACGAGCGCCCGCGTGCGTTTCCGAGCTGTAACAAAGCTCGACTCACGAACAGCGAACTCAGCGAAGAAACGCGGGACTCGCGAAGTACTCCGCGTCCGGGTTTGGGGGTGAGGGCGCCCCGTATTCAGCTGAGGGTTCCAACGCAACACTACTTAATACTTCTACGAATAAGCCCTTCACAGCGCTTCCCGATGCTTCGCTGCATGAGCTCACGCGCCACCTCTGCAGCCCAAAACCCCTCACATTCTGCCAGCGCGCTCCCAGCTGTGGGCGAAGCAAGCAGCCCAGCCGCCAGCCGCAGCGCGTCCTCACGTGCACTCAAGAACTCGAGTCGCTTTGGAGGTCATTCACTGTGGAAAAAAGCGAGCACCCAGTCGCTTGGACAATCGACGCTGAGTGAGGAAAAAGCGTCGGGTCGTCGTGACCCGGATCCCGACGCTCAGCCTACTAGAGCGGGGATGGCAGCCTCCTTCCCCGCATCGCGAGCAATCGTGCGTTTCAGCGATGATTCTTGGTCGTCTGCAGAGTCGAACGACGACGTGCACGACCGCAATATCAAATCCGTTCGCTCGTTGAACACGAAGGGCTCCAGCGGGAACCAGGCAAGTACCGTGGACCGAATGGAAGAGCTCGAGCTGTGCCGCGCTTGGCGCGACCGTCAAGATGTCGCCGCTCGCAACCGACTGGTCGAGTCGCACCTGGATGCGGTGCGCGCGTTAGCGCACAAGTACGCTTCTGGCCGCGCTCCCCTCGACGACTTGGTGGCGGTGGGGCGCATCGGTCTCTTGCGTGCGTGCGAGACGTTCGATCCTGAGCGGGGCTTGCGCTTCATGACCTACGCGAGCTTCTGGGTCCGCGCGGAGATGCTCAGCTTCGTCTGGCACAATCGCTCGTTGGTTCCAGCCGGGCGCAGCAAGCTTCAACGGCGGTTGCATCCGCTGCGCCACGAGCGCGAGCGCATGATTCAGGAGTCTGGCGATCGCGACGCCGTGGATGAAGCACTGGCCGATCGGGCTGGCGTCAGCGTGGAGCAGTTCCGGCGTGGGATGTCCGAATGGAATCGTCGCGACGTCGCGCTCGATGAGCCGATCGCAACCGGTGGACAAACCACGCGTCTCGATGAGCTGTCTGACGACGCTCCCGACTCGGAGGTGCTGCTGCTGTCGCGGGAAGTCTGCGACGTACGTCGGGACGTGGTCGCCGCGGCCCTGGAGTCCCTCGACGAGCGCGAACGCTTCATCGTCGAGAGCCACCTGATGGCGGGACCAGAGGAAGAGCTCTCATTGAGCGAGCTCGGGCAGGCTCTCGGCGTCTCCCGGGAACGTGTCCGGCAGCTGGAGCTGCGCGCGAAGCGCAAGATCAAGAGCCAGCTGAAGCGCACTCCGTACGAGGTTGAGCTACTCTTGGTCTCCTGAGTCCACAGTGTCCTGAGTCCACAGTGTCCTGAGTCAACAGTCTCCTGATCCGATGCCCACTCCCCCCAAAGCCCGACAGCACTCAAGCAGCGAGGGTGCGCTGGCGCGCAGCACCCGCGAGCCTGAACTGGTTGAGCGCGCCGTTGCTGGCGAGCTCGACGCGATCACGGAGCTGTTGCGCGATCTGGGCCCGCTCGTGGCCCGCACGGTGCGCGTCATACTCGGCAATCAGCATGCGGACGCGGACGATGTCGTGCAGCAGTCTTTCGTCGCGCTGATCCGCAGCCTTCCACAATACCGCGCGGAATCAAACTTGGCGACGTACACGAGTCGCATCACCACGCGCACCGCGCTGGCTGCTCGACGCAGGGAGCGGCGTCGCGCCGAGGTCCACGAGAGCTACGCCCTGGCGCAGCCAGAGCAGCTGGTGTCGCCGCGGGAAGAGGTGGCCTCACACATCCACGCCCTGCTCGATGAGCTGGTCGAGGAACAGGCGGAGACGCTGGCGCTGCGCACGGTGCTGGGTTTCAGCATCGACGAGATAGCCGAGGCGATGGAGGTCCCGCGCAACACCGTGAAGAGCCGCCTGCGCCTGGCAAAGGCGGCGCTCCGAGAGCGACTCTGGGACCAACAGCGCGCTGACTCTGAGCAGCCGGGCGCCGCGGATGCTGGAGGTGAAGCATGAGCACCCCGCGCCGTTTTCCGCAGGACGGGTCTCTGCGCTGCCTGGGGCCCCAGGGCAACATCACGGAGCTGCATCCCGAAGAGCTCTTCGACAAGCGGGCCCAGAACCAGCTGAGCCGTGACGAGGAGCGCGTCCTCGAAGCTCACCTGGAGCGCTGCGCTGCTTGCCGCGCGGAACGAGAGGCGCGGGAGCACTTTCAGCAAGCTCTGACCGTCGACCACGGCGCGCTCGAGCTAGCGCTCGGTGGCGCGCTGGGGCGCATCGCCGAAGAGCGCGCGCGGGCGCCGGAGAGCCCGTCGCCGCCCGCTCCTTCCAAGCCCCCGGTCCGGCGTCCCACTGGTGGCAAGCGCAAGCGTGCCGGCGCAGTGTTGGCTGGAGTGCTGTTGATCGCCGGAGCCGCGGCGGCGCTTGGCAGTGTCGGTGGCTGGAGGCAAGCGGAGAGCGACGTGGAGCCAGCCAGGCCGGTCGTCGCCGCTTCCACCACGCAGGCACCCCCGCCCAAACAGCAGCGCGCGGAGCCCTCGGTGCTCGGAACGAGAGCCCTTGCGGTGGCAACCCCCCAGAGCCCAGCGGCGCCCGCTCCCATTGCCGCAGGGCAATCCAGCGGAGCAGGCCCGAAGCGCGCAGCGAGCAGCCTTCCTGTGCGTCCGGTGCCCGTGGGCGCTCCAAGCGCCGGCGCGCTCTTTCGCAAAGCCAACTCAGCGCGCAGCCAAGGGCGGTTGGAGCGGGCGGAAGCTCTCTACGGGGAATTGATCCAGCGCTACCCCCAGGCTCGGGAATCCGAGGCGGCGCGCGCCCTGCTCGCTCAGCTCGCGCTGGATCACGGCAGCCCTCAGCAGGCTCTGTCAGCCTACGACGCATACATGCGGCACGGTGATGAGCCGCCCGCGCTGCGTGAAGAGGCGCTGGTGGGGCGGGCGCGAGCGCTGCAAGCCATGTCCGACGCAAAGCGTGAGCGCCAGGCCTGGCGCGAGCTGCTGCGGCGCTTCCCGAAGTCTGCTGCTGCCGGTGAAGCCCGTCAGCGCTTGCGAGCGCTGAGCGATCCATGAGCCTGTCCGCACGGCTCGACGCCGCGTTCGCCCGACGCGGGTCGGAGTCGAGCGCCGAGCGGTTGCGACGCCGACTCATTCAGATCCTTACGGCAACGTTCTTTGCGATCATCACGTTGCCAGCCTGGGGAGCAGGCTCCATCGCTGTGCGCGTCGGTGGCAGCGCGGAGCAGGCATTGGCGCTGCATCGCACGTTGACAGCACAGCTGCGGCTTCAGGTGCGGAGCAAGCGCGTCAACGCGCAGGAACTCGCAGAGGCCGCTAGCAGCGGCGGGGGCGGCGAGCTCACGGTGTGGGTCGACCTCGGTGACGCGAAGTCCACTCGGGTGATTTTCACCAAGGGCGGAGAAGTAATCGCCGAGCGTGAAATCACGCGCAACGGCGCGACGGACGACGTCCATTTCGAGGAGCTCGCGCTGGCGATTCGGAGCAGCGTGGAAGCCTTGAACGCGCAAGAGCCAGCGCCAGCCCTGAGCGCTGACCCCGCGGAAACGCCTGCCGAGCCAAAGGCAGAGGTCGCGGTCGCCAGCGCTCAGGAGCCAAGGCTCACACCCGCCAGTGACGCCCGACGGACTGATCAGATCCGCGATAGCTCACCCTCCCCCCCAAGAAACACGCGAACGCCTTACAGGTTGGACTTCGAACCGACCTATGCCGCCACGACGTATGCCCGCGATCCGAACGTGTTGTTTGGGCTCGGACTAGGCTTCGAGGGTGTCGCGCAGAACCTCGCAGCAAACCCTGGCGTTCGCCTGTCGACGGACACCACGGTCGCCTTCGAATTCACTGACTCTCGCCCGCGAGTCGCTCACCTGAGGACCCTGTTTACCCTCGGCATCGAGCAGTGGCTGCCGGCGCGCTGGGGTCTTGGGATCACCGCAGAGCGCGTGATCCTCGACAGCGGCGACCGACGCACCGAGTCCCAGTCCCTGCTGGGGACGTTGATGGGAGAGTTCAGGTTGGTGCTTGGCGACCGCGTCGACGGGGTGCTCGGTACACTGCTCGACGTGCAGCTGGGGGAGCCTCGGGTGATCCGAGATGACGGGGTGGCCCTGGAGCGCCACCGCTTTCGGGTCAGCGCCTACCTCGGCGTCGCAATAACCGCCGCCGGCGAGCGCTAGCTCGCACTCAGATATTCCGCGCGGCAATTCATTGGTACTGTTCATCCATCGAGCGCCCCAACGTCTCCACTGCGCGGCGGCGCCCCAGCACCCGACTGAGCAACGAGACCACCATGCGGTTGCTTCTTCCCACGACGTGGCTCGGCCCACTGCCCAGCGCGTCGAGCGCCTCCTTCGCGACGTCTGCCGGTTCCATGACCGGGGGGGAGAGGACCCCTGCGTGCTTCGGCTTGGTCTTCTCGTAACCTGGGGTGCGCGTGGCCCCCGCGCACGCCGCCAATACGTCCACACCGTCGCGCTTCAGCTCGTGCCATAGCGACTCCGCGAGCACGAGGTCGAAGGCCTTGGTTGCGGCGTAGCTAGCGACTCGTGGTGTGCCTTGGAGGGCCGCGAGCGAGCTCATCAGGAGCAACCCACCTCGCCCACGGCGCGAGAGTCGCGGGGCCAACCAGTCGCAAAAGATCAGCGCTCCGCGGGCGTTCACGTCGACCGTCCGCAGCTTGGACTCCAAGCTCTGCTCATTGAACAACGTCACCTCGGAGAAGGCCGCGTTGTAGATCCCGAGCCCGACGTCGACGTCCGCCAGCTGTTCACTCAACTGAGCCTGGGCATCGACATCGGCGAGATCGACCACGTAGGGACGAACCTGTACGGGAAAGCGTTGCGCGAGCTGAGCGGCGACCTTCAGCAGCGGCTGCTCGCGCTCCGCGATGAGCACCAAGTTACAGCCACGCCGCGCAAGCTCGCTGGCGAACGCCGCGCCAATCCCTTCGGAACCTCCAGCCACGAGCGCCCACGGCCCGTATGTTTCCGAAAACCGCCTGTTCCTGTTGAGCATCGAGTGGATCAAATCTCTCGCGGCCATGGTCGGGATCTAGCGTTTTTTTGCCCTGCGCTCTAGGAAGCAGGATCTCGTGTCTGGTCCCCTCACAGGCTCTCCCCTCGACTCGAGCTACCACGTCGAAGCGTTGCTCGGTCGCGGGAGCATGGGCAACGTCTACCTGGCGCGGGAGATCAAGAGCGGGCTGGAAGTCGCAATCAAGGTCGCACGCCACGCGACAGGCGAAGCGCGCGAACGCTTCCGCCGGGAGGTCGACGTCTCTGCAAAAGTGACGCATCCAAACGTGGTCGAAATACTCGACTACGGCGAGGCCCGCCTGCACGAGGAAGATGGCGTGCCCTACCTCGTGATGGAACGCTTGCGCGGAGAGACGCTCGGCGAGCACTTCCAGCGACCTGAACTCTATCACGACGCGGCAGCCCACGTTCGCTACACCCTCGGCATCGTGCGCCAGGCCGCGCTGGGACTTGCAGCTGCCCACGCAGAGGGCATCGTTCACCGTGACGTGAAGCCCGACAATTTATTTCTGTGCGGCAATGCAGGCAGCCCAACCGTCAAGCTGTTCGACTTCGGACTCGCGAAGCTGGCTGACGAGCCACCGCTCTCGCGCGGCATGGTCGCGGGCACCATCGAGTACATGGCGCCGGAGCAGGTATTGACGGAAGATGCCGATGCGCGCGCTGACGTGTATGCACTCGGCGTGGTCATGTTCAGGCTGCTGACAAGAGAGCTGCCATTCGATGAGGCCCTCAAGACGGAGCTCTTGGCGCACCAGCTGTTGTCTCCCGCGCCGCCGCCTTCGTGGCTACTCGAGGCGATCCCACCGTCGATCGAGCGCATCGTGCTCTCGGCGCTGCGCAAGCACCCGGACAATCGTTACCCAAGCATGACCGCGCTGATCGCCGACATCGATCGCGCGCTCGAGGGCCGCGACGATGAAGTACGCGGCGTCGAGCTCAAGCATCGACCTGATGGCTACACCCCAGTCACCCCGCTCGGAGAGCGCGCCCTGGAGCGCTTGAGAGATATTCAGAGTCGCCCGTCCCATCCCCCACCGTCACGGCCTGATGCGACCTAGCTCCAGAGGGCGTGAAGCATATCCTCGAGGATACGCCTTCAGCTGCCGCAAGGGCCGTCGTGGTACCAGAGTTCGATGTTGTCGAAATCGGCCGTCGTCGTTTCGGCCATCGTGTCGGCAGTGATCGAGATCTGGACGAACGGCGAGGTCCCCAACGACTCGTTCAGTGAAAACTCCACGGAACCGCTCTCCCAGCCTGAGGTAATGGCGAGAGGTTGAACCTGGAACGCGCCGGAGCCAACATAGAGCGTAGCGCCCGCGCCCAGCAGGATGCCCGAAACGAGTCGACCATAGCCTCGTAAGGTCCAACACGAGGTCGTGCCCAGCGGAGGTGGCGTGAAGAAACCACGGGCGCCGTGGATCGCGCCGCCTGAGCTGCGATCACTCAAGCGCAGCGCGTTTGCACCGTGACACCCGGCAACCTTCTCGTAGCTACCGTTTGGCGGGTGATTGTCTCCGTTGTTCCACGACGCAGGAAGTGACGTGCTCCAATTCTCAAACGAGCCGTTGAACGAGATCCTAACCCAAGGAGCACTCAGAGCGGCGAACGTGCAGGTATCCGTAGTTCCGCCGGTCCCAGCGGCGCCCGCCGCAGCTCCAGTGCCAGCCGCCGCTCCGGTACCAGCAGCCGCTCCGACACCGCCAGCGCCGACCCCTGCTGCGCCACCGTTCGGGTTGCCGCCGCTGCTCATCCCCGCGGAACCGGCAGCTGCCCCTGAAGAGCCGCCTAGACCACCAGCGCCTCCGCCGGCGTTCCCCCCCGACGACATCGTTCCGCCGGCACCGCCTGAAACCGGACTCGAACGCTGCTCGGCTTCATCTAGACCGAACAGCTGGGTACACGCGACGCCTCCCAGCGCGACCACGCATGCGCACGCGCCGACGCGCAAGACGGCATCAGCCCGCCTCATAGCGCCCCCCCGATGCCAAGCCAGGCGCCTTGGGGCCCCACTGCCGCGCTCGGCCTCAGACGTGCCGTCTGACGCACCACTGAGGCGCTGGCGCTACCAGGCGTTATCAAATACAGCAGCACGCCGACGGCGGTCACCGCCATCCCACCCGCAAAGACGTAGGTCGCCACGTTACCCAAATTCCTCGCGGAATTTACATCGCCAGGTGAATCGCACACCAGGCTGCCGTCGATGGTCTCACAGTTTCCATCCTCGACGGCGGCGTCGTAGTTGCCCTTCGCGATCAGCCCAAGCACCCCGGAGGTCACGATCCCGGCGATACCCACGCCCCCGACGACATAGGCGAGGGTATGGTCTGGTGGAGCGGTGTGCCCGCCGTCCCGAGGCCCTGCGCCCTGGTCATGGGGCAGCCCCGCGGTCGGCGGGCCAGGCTCGGGTGCCGCTGGCTCGACGGCAGTCGCCGCAACCGGCGCGAGCGCAGGGATCTCAACCTCGACGAGCTCGCCTTCCGCTACCTCCACCACAGCAGAAAACGCCTCGAAGCCGGGCGCGGAAGCCTCGACGGTGACCTTGCCGGGATCGACGGGCACCACCTGGCTCATTAGCGTCAGCGGTAGCTCGACGCCATTTTTCCTCACGGATAATCCATCGACTTGCTTGAACCCAGCAGCGAAGCCCACCCGAAGCTTTGGTAGCCTGGGCTCGAGCTCAGCCACGCGCTGGCTCGCGGTGCGTTCGCGCTCCGCCTGACCTGCACGCTGAGCCTTGGCGATGACTTCCTTGTATGTGGCCCAAGCACTCGCGAGCCGACCCTGCTTGGCGTAGCAATCAGCCAGCATCAGGATCCCGCCAACGGCCTTGCGCTGCGACAACTCGGTCGCGCTCTCGAACTGCTTGCAGGCGGCCGCGAGATCGCCGGCCTGCATGAGCTTCACGCCTTCGGCGAACGCAGCCTCTGCGGCAGCACGCTCGGCAGCACCTTCAGCACGGGCACCAGAGGCACCCGCAAACAACGAAATGCCCAGTAGGCAGGCAAGCAG
This sequence is a window from Polyangiaceae bacterium. Protein-coding genes within it:
- the sucC gene encoding ADP-forming succinate--CoA ligase subunit beta, with product MKIHEYQGKQIFAKYGIPIPQGVPCFSVDEVEAAAKKLIDETKIPVVVVKAQIHAGGRGKGGGVKVVKDGPAAARKVGEQLLGMQLVTHQTGPEGQKVRRLYVEQGLDIKRELYLALVVDRAARRIAVMASTEGGMDIEEVAAHTPEKIITVHVDPLIGLGAFQARQIAYGLKIGEGSPDPKKTVKQFCAIVTAMAKLFEKEDCSLCEVNPLVVTGTGDVVALDSKINFDSNAEARHKEWAELEDKDEEDPVELEAKEAGLSYVSLDGNIGCLVNGAGLAMSTMDIIKYYGGEPANFLDVGGGANKEQVTKAFKMILSSDKVKGIFVNIFGGIMKCDVIAEGVVAATKELGLTVPLVVRLEGTNVDQGKKILKESGLKIEPADSMADGAQKIVELAKQA
- the sucD gene encoding succinate--CoA ligase subunit alpha encodes the protein MSVLIGKDTKVLVQGITGSAGSFHSRQCIAYGTQIVAGCTPGRGGEKFEAEDANGKKVDVPVYDTVSEAVKATGATVSCIFVPPLGAADAILEAIDAGCELVIPITEGVPVMDMIRVRRKLEGSKTVMVGPNCPGVITPGACKIGIMPGHIHMPGKIGVVSRSGTLTYEAVGQLTHLGLGQSTAIGIGGDPVGGMDFIDCLKLFNDDPGTEAVMMMGEIGGNAEENAAAWIKANMKKPVAAFIAGTSAPPGKRMGHAGAIISGGKGTASDKIAALEAAGVKVAPTPAEMGVTLKSLL
- a CDS encoding sigma-70 family RNA polymerase sigma factor; this encodes MAASFPASRAIVRFSDDSWSSAESNDDVHDRNIKSVRSLNTKGSSGNQASTVDRMEELELCRAWRDRQDVAARNRLVESHLDAVRALAHKYASGRAPLDDLVAVGRIGLLRACETFDPERGLRFMTYASFWVRAEMLSFVWHNRSLVPAGRSKLQRRLHPLRHERERMIQESGDRDAVDEALADRAGVSVEQFRRGMSEWNRRDVALDEPIATGGQTTRLDELSDDAPDSEVLLLSREVCDVRRDVVAAALESLDERERFIVESHLMAGPEEELSLSELGQALGVSRERVRQLELRAKRKIKSQLKRTPYEVELLLVS
- a CDS encoding RNA polymerase sigma factor, whose amino-acid sequence is MPTPPKARQHSSSEGALARSTREPELVERAVAGELDAITELLRDLGPLVARTVRVILGNQHADADDVVQQSFVALIRSLPQYRAESNLATYTSRITTRTALAARRRERRRAEVHESYALAQPEQLVSPREEVASHIHALLDELVEEQAETLALRTVLGFSIDEIAEAMEVPRNTVKSRLRLAKAALRERLWDQQRADSEQPGAADAGGEA
- a CDS encoding tetratricopeptide repeat protein, which encodes MSTPRRFPQDGSLRCLGPQGNITELHPEELFDKRAQNQLSRDEERVLEAHLERCAACRAEREAREHFQQALTVDHGALELALGGALGRIAEERARAPESPSPPAPSKPPVRRPTGGKRKRAGAVLAGVLLIAGAAAALGSVGGWRQAESDVEPARPVVAASTTQAPPPKQQRAEPSVLGTRALAVATPQSPAAPAPIAAGQSSGAGPKRAASSLPVRPVPVGAPSAGALFRKANSARSQGRLERAEALYGELIQRYPQARESEAARALLAQLALDHGSPQQALSAYDAYMRHGDEPPALREEALVGRARALQAMSDAKRERQAWRELLRRFPKSAAAGEARQRLRALSDP
- a CDS encoding SDR family NAD(P)-dependent oxidoreductase, yielding MAGGSEGIGAAFASELARRGCNLVLIAEREQPLLKVAAQLAQRFPVQVRPYVVDLADVDAQAQLSEQLADVDVGLGIYNAAFSEVTLFNEQSLESKLRTVDVNARGALIFCDWLAPRLSRRGRGGLLLMSSLAALQGTPRVASYAATKAFDLVLAESLWHELKRDGVDVLAACAGATRTPGYEKTKPKHAGVLSPPVMEPADVAKEALDALGSGPSHVVGRSNRMVVSLLSRVLGRRRAVETLGRSMDEQYQ
- a CDS encoding serine/threonine protein kinase, with translation MSGPLTGSPLDSSYHVEALLGRGSMGNVYLAREIKSGLEVAIKVARHATGEARERFRREVDVSAKVTHPNVVEILDYGEARLHEEDGVPYLVMERLRGETLGEHFQRPELYHDAAAHVRYTLGIVRQAALGLAAAHAEGIVHRDVKPDNLFLCGNAGSPTVKLFDFGLAKLADEPPLSRGMVAGTIEYMAPEQVLTEDADARADVYALGVVMFRLLTRELPFDEALKTELLAHQLLSPAPPPSWLLEAIPPSIERIVLSALRKHPDNRYPSMTALIADIDRALEGRDDEVRGVELKHRPDGYTPVTPLGERALERLRDIQSRPSHPPPSRPDAT